The Triticum aestivum cultivar Chinese Spring chromosome 7B, IWGSC CS RefSeq v2.1, whole genome shotgun sequence genome window below encodes:
- the LOC123158946 gene encoding glutathione synthetase, chloroplastic isoform X2 yields the protein MAAANAFTSASMSCGASLSGSVNVIAVCPRSVAAARTLSSSCLRPARCAAVRTAAPVAATAEGDERRFEQLAVPPELVDELVEEALVWCSQHGLVVGDKNHPRSGKAPGVGLLHAPFALLPMSFPKVYWEQALELAPLFNELVHRVSLDGDFLQQTLARTKEVDPFTRRLLDIHSKMMELNKKEDIQLGLTRSDYMVDGATDKLLQVELNTISTSSNGLACGVSELHRNLIRHHERELGLDPASVVGNTAITQHAEALATAWAEYNNQSAVVLVVVQAEERYMYDQYWITVALREMYGVTTIRKTMAEIEAEGDLRPDGTLVINGRPVAVVYFRAGYSPADYPSEAEWRARLLIERSSAVKCPSIAHHLVGTKKIQQELAKEKVLERFLDNKSDIENVRKCFAGLWSLENDNIVNSAIKSPELFVLKPQREGGGNNIYGDNLRETLIRLRKDGSNEIAAYILMQRIFPPASPSYLVREGTFVRDNVVSEFGIFGAYLRNKDKVIINDQCGYLLRTKAASLNEGGVVAGYAFLNSIFLT from the exons ATGGCGGCCGCCAACGCATTCACCAGCGCATCCATGTCCTGCGGTGCGAGCCTGAGCGGGTCTGTCAATGTGATCGCCGTGTGCCCACGCTCCGTGGCTGCCGCGAGGACGTTGTCTTCGTCGTGCTTGCGTCCTGCGCGGTGCGCCGCCGTCAGGACAGCAGCGCCCGTAGCGGCAACGGCGGAGGGTGACGAGAGGCGGTTCGAGCAGCTGGCGGTGCCGCCGGAGCTGGTGGATGAGCTCGTGGAGGAGGCGCTCGTGTGGTGCTCGCAGCACGGCCTCGTCGTCGGCGACAAGAACCACCCG AGATCAGGAAAGGCACCTGGTGTTGGTCTGCTCCATGCTCCGTTTGCTCTCTTGCCGATGTCATTCCCAAAGGTTTACTGGGAGCAAGCGCTAGAGTTGGCTCCACTTTTCAATGAGCTCGTTCACCGTGTCAGCCTGGATGGAGACTTCTTGCAGCAGACTTTGGCAAG GACAAAAGAAGTGGATCCATTCACTAGGAGGCTTCTAGATATTCACTCAAAGATGATGGAACTGAACAAGAAAGAG GATATTCAGTTGGGTCTGACCAGGTCGGACTACATGGTAGATGGGGCAACGGACAAGCTTCTTCAAGTAGAGCTCAACACGATCTCCACATCCTCCAACGGTCTTGCTTGTGGTGTATCTGAGCTCCACAG AAATCTGATCAGACACCATGAGAGGGAACTTGGTTTGGATCCAGCTAGTGTTGTTGGAAACACTGCGATAACCCAGCATGCCGAAGCATTAGCCACTGCATGGGCCGAGTACAACAACCAAAG CGCAGTAGTTCTGGTCGTTGTTCAAGCAGAAGAAAGGTACATGTATGACCAGTACTGGATCACAGTCGCGCTGAGAGAAAT GTATGGGGTGACGACTATTCGCAAGACAATGGCAGAAATAGAAGCGGAGGGGGATCTTCGTCCTGATGGGACACTCGTGAT AAATGGACGCCCAGTTGCAGTAGTTTACTTCAGGGCAGGCTACTCACCGGCTGATTACCCATCAGAAGCT GAATGGAGAGCAAGACTCTTGATCGAGCGTTCTTCTGCTGTTAAGTGCCCATCAATAGCACACCATCTTGTCGGTACAAAGAAGATTCAGCAAGAACTGGCAAAGGAAAAAGTGCTTGAAAG GTTTCTAGACAACAAATCCGACATCGAAAATGTACGAAAATGCTTTGCAGGATTGTGGAGTTTGGAGAATGACAATATAGTCAATTCCGCTATTAAATCACCGGAGTTGTTTGTTCTCAAACCACAGAGGGAGGGTGGAG GGAACAACATTTACGGTGATAATCTGCGTGAAACATTGATTCGCCTTCGGAAGGATGGAAGCAATGAAATTGCAGCATACATCTTAATGCAAAGGATATTCCCACCAGCATCCCCCAGCTATCTTGTCCGCGAGGGAACTTTTGTTAGGGATAATGTGGTTTCTGAGTTTGGAATATTTGGAGCCTACCTGAG GAACAAAGACAAGGTCATTATAAATGATCAGTGCGGTTATTTGTTGAGGACCAAAGCAGCTTCACTAAATGAAGGTGGGGTGGTTGCTGGATATGCGTTTTTGAATAGCATATTTCTGACATGA